GGGGCATCGGCTGGTTGGCCTCGGTGGCCAGCTCCCGCGCCATCCGGTACAGCTCGGGGAACTGCGCCTCGCTCACCGGTTGCGCCCGCATCGAGCGCAGCGCGAGCTTGTCGGAGAAGAAGTAGGTGACGCCGTTCATCACCAGCGAGACGGCGACGGCGACGACCAGTCCGCCACTGCCGCCGAACCAGTAGCCCACCGCCAGGATCAGCGAGGTGAGCAGGCCCAGCAGGGCGGCGGTCTTCAGACGGTTGTGGTGCACGATCACTCCTTCGGTGCACGGATCGGACGCTCGATACCGCTGACCGGTGCAACAGACCGGTACCCCACAACAGTCCGTCTAATGACTGTGAGTTACCTGAGAGCGGTGAGCTCCAGCACCAGTTGGGGAGCCAGGCCGACCAGCACGGCCAGGACCGTCGCCACCGCCAGCGCGGCCAGCACCGAGGCCGCCGGCCGCCCCGACGACAACCCAGCGTGATCGTCGCCCGAGGCGGTCACAGGAGCCGACGCGGCGGGGGCGTACAGGGTGGCGGTCAGGCGCAGGTAGTACGCCAGGCCGATCACCGCGTTCAGCGCCACCACCACGGCCAGCGCGGCCGAGCCGCCGGTCAGCAACGACCGGACCACGGTCACCTTGGCGAAGAGGCCGGCCAGCCCCGGCGGCAGCCCGGCCAGCCCGACCAACGCCAGCCCGAACGCCGCCGCGACCCACGGATGCCGGCGGGCGGCACCCCGCAGGTCCCGCACCGTGCCGCCGTCCGCGCCCGCCGGGCGCAGCGCCACCAGCGCCGCGAACGCGCCGAACTCCAACAGCACGAAGAAGACCGCGTACGCCACCGCTGCCGCGTACGCCACCGCGGCGGCCTCCCCGGTGCGGCCGGTGGTCAGCGCGAGCGCCCCGAGCGGGGCCAGGATGTAGCCGGCCTGGGCCACCGACGACCAGGCGAGCAGCCGGACCGTCCGGCGTTGGCGCAGCGCCACCAGGTTGCCGACGGTCATCGTCAGCACCGCGAGCAGAGCCAGCACCGGCCCGGTGACGGTCGCCGGCAGCGCGTACTGGACCACGGCGAGCAGGGCCACCACGCCGCCCAGCTTCGAGGCGGTGGAGAGGTACGCGGCCACCGGCACCGACGCGCCGTCGTAGGTGGCCGGCGCCCAGGCGTGGAACGGCACCGCGGCCACCTTGAAGGCCAGCCCGAGCACCACCAGCGTCACCGCGGCGGTGGCCAACGGCAGCTCGGTCAGCTCCGGGCGCTCGGCGAAGACCGCGCCGAGCCGGTCCAGGTGCAGTCCACCGGTGACCGCGTAGAGCAGCGCCGCGCCGAGCAGGGTGAGCGTGGTGGCCACCACGCTGACCACGAAGAAGGTGACCGCCGCCTCGGCGCTGGCCAGGCTGCCCCGCCGCAGCCCGACCAGGACGTAGATCGGCAGGGTGAGCGTCTCCACCGCCACGATCAGGGTGATCAGGTCGCCGGCCGCGCCGAGCACCACCCCGCCGGTCATCGAGGCGGCCAGCAGGAAGGTGTACTCCCCCGTCGGCGACCGGCCGGCCCGCAGCAGTGGCCCGGAGAGCCCCAGCACACCGAGGGTGAGCAGGGCGAACACCCCGGCCACCAGGGCCGCCCGGTCGTTCATCACCCAGGAGCAGTCGGTGCCCACGCAGAACGTCCGCCGGGGCTCGCCGACGCCCACCACGACGGCGGCGAGCACCGTGCCGACCGCCCCGAGGGCGGCCACCGCCACCGTCACCCGGTCCCGCGACACCAGCAGGTCGGCCAGGAGCACCAGCACCGCCGTACCGGCCGCCAGGTACGCCGGCAGCAACGCCACGTGGTCGATGCTCTGCACCACACTCATGATCTACTCCTCCACCTTATGGTGCGAGCACCTCGACGAGGGCGGTCACCGGGGCGGCGGCCACGCCGAGGACCAGGGTGGGGGCCAGGCCGATGGCCAGGGCGAGCAGCACCAGCGGCGTCCAGGCGGTCAGTTCCGCACCGGCCAGGCGGGGCTCCAGCGCACCCACCGCCGGGCTGGGTCGGCCGTGGGTGACCCGGCGCAACAACCGCAGCAGGTACGCCGCGGTCAGCGCCCCGCCGACCGCCGCGAGCACGCCGAGGGTGATCCAGAACGCCCCACCCCGCTGTACGGCGGCGATCACCGCCAGTGCCTCCCCCCAGAAGCCGGCCAGGCCGGGCAGGCCGAGCGAGGCGACGGCGGCGAAGCCGAGCAACCCGGCCAGTCGGGGCGCGGCGTCGCGCAGCCCGGACAGCTGCGCCAACGATCCGGTGCCGGTACGGTCCTTGACCGCCCCGGCCAGGAAGAACAGCAGCGCGGTGAGCACCCCGTGGGCGATGTTGCCGATCAGCGCCGCCTGGATGCCGGTGGCGGTGAGCGTGGCGATCCCGAGCAGCACGAAGCCCATGTGCCCGACGCTGGAGTACGCGATCAGCCGCTTCAACTCGTCCTGGGCCAGGCAGATCAGGGCCCCGATCAGGATGGCGGCCACCGCCAGCACCCCGAGCACCGGGGCGACCTGCCGGGCGCCCTCCGGGGCGACTCCCACCGCGACCCGGATCAGGCCGTACGTGCCCATCTTGAGCAGTACCCCGGCGAGCACGACGCTGCCGACGGTGGGTGCCTGGGTGTGCGCGTCGGGCAGCCACGAGTGCAGCGGCCAGAGTGGGCTCTTCACCGCGAAGGCCAGCCCGAGCAGGATGAACGCGGCCAGCTGGGTGCCCCGGGACAGCCCGTCGCCGCCGGTGAGCGTGACCAGGTCGGCGGTGCCGGCGGCGGTGACCACGAGGTAGACCCCGACCAGCAGGAGCACCGAGCCGAAGAGGGTGTAGAGGGCGAACTTGCGACCCGCCGCCCGGGCCGCGTCCCGGGCCGACCGGCCGTCCCCGGTGGCGCTGCCGCCCCAGCCGACGATGATCGCGTACATCGGCAGCAGGACGACCTCGAAGAAGAGGAAGAAGAGCACCAGGTCCAGGGCGAGGAAGGTGCCCAGGATGCCCACCTCGACCACCAGCAACAGCGCCACCAACGCCCGGCCGCTGCCACCGGCCGGCACCTTCCAGACGGTGTACCCGCAGCAGAGCAGGGTGAGCAGGGCGGTCAGCACCACCAGGGGCCAGGAGATGCCGTCCACGCCGAGGTGGAACCGCAGCTCCAGGCCGGGCACCCAGGGCAGGTCGAGCTGGTGCCAGGGGCGTACCGCCGGGGCGTCGGCGGCCCAGGCCGTCCAGGTCCGCTCCCCGGTGGCCAGCAGCACCGCCGCGAGCAGGGTCAGGCCGGCGAAGACCGTACCGACCAGGCGGGCCGCCCGGTCCCGGGGCCACGCGGCGACCACCACCGCGCCGAGGGCCGGCACCGCCAGGACCGCGACCAGCAGCAACTCCCCGATCCTCATCCGGTCTCCTCGGCTCGCGACCGGCCGACCCGGCCAGTTGGTCGCCGGCCGGCCCGGCACTGGACCGGACCGCGCCCGGCCGGTCGGCACCGGACCGGCCGGCCCCGGCCGACCCGGCGCGGTGACGCGTTCGCGGTGGTCATGTCAGTCCGCCGATCACGATGGCGGCCAGGCCGAGCAGCAGCGCGCCGGCCAGGACGCCGGCGGCGGCCCGGGGCAGCGCGGCGCGGTGCAGTTGGGCCAGGCCGCCGCCCAGGCCCCGGGCACCCCGTCCGGTGCCCTCCACCGCGCCGTCGACCACCACCAGATCGGCGGTACGGGCCAGTCGGGCGAGCGCCCGGACCGGGCGTACCACCAGGGTCTGTTGGAGGTCGTCGAGGCGGAAGCCGGCGGCGAAGAGCGACCCCAGCGGACCGAGGGCGCGGGCCGGGTCGGCGGCCGGGTCGCCGCGCCAGCCGGCCCAGGCCAGCCCGGCCCCTACCAGCAGGAGCACGGTCGGCAGCAGCAACGCCGGCCCGAGGTGGACCAGCTCCCCGGCGGAGGCTGAGGCGGAAGCGGAGGTGCCGGCGGCGTCAGCGGTGGCCGGGGTGAACAGCCGGTCGGCGAAGGCCGGCCAGAACGCGGCCAGCCCGAGCAGCGCGGAGGGCACCGTCAGCAGCAGCACCGGCCAACGCAACACCGCCGGCGGGTCGTGCGGGTGCAGCAGCGGATCCCGCAGCTCGCCGAAGAAGACCCGCAGCAGCAGCCGGGTGGCGTACCAGGCGGTGACCACCACCCCGAGCAGCCCGGCCAGCCAGACCAGCCACGCCACCCAGCCCGGCGCGGGGCCGGTGCCGTCCAGCGCGGCGGTCTGGGCCACCGCGAGCACGCCGTCCTTGCTCCAGAAGCCGGCCAGCGGGGGCACGCCGGCCAGCGCGCCCAGCCCGACCAGGGTGCACCAGAAGGTCACCGGCATGCTGCGGCGCAGCCCGCCCATCCGGGACATCGACGCGGTGCCCAGCGCGTGGATCACCACCCCGGCGGCCAGGAACAGCAGCGCCTTGAACGCGGCGTGGGTGAGCAGGTGGAACAGCGCCGCCGGGGGTGAGCCGACGGCGAGGGCTCCGGTCATGTAGCCGAGCTGGGAGACCGTCGACCAGGCGAGTACCCGCTTGAGGTCGTCCTGGGCGGTGGCCGCGAACGCGCCGAGCAGCAGGGTCACCGAGGCCATCACGCCGAGCACGACCAGCGCGGTCGGGCTGGCCGCGAAGAGCGGCCAGAGCCGGGTGAGCGCGTACACCCCGGCGGCGACCATGGTGGCGGCGTGGATCAACGCGGAGATCGGGGTCGGGCCGGCCATCGCGTCCGGCAGCCAGGTGTGCAGCGGGAACTGGGCGCTCTTGCCGGCCACCCCGGCCAGCAGCAGCAGGCAGGCGGCGGTGAGCGTGGTGGTGCTGTGCGAGTGGGCGAGCACGTCGGCGATCCGGAAACTGCCGGCGCTCACCCCGAGCAGCGCGATGCCGAGCAGGAAACCGACGTCGCCGACCCGGGTGACCAGGAACGCCTTCATCGCGGCGGCCGGGGCCTCGGGCAGCCGGCGGTCGTGGGCGATGAGCAGGTACGAGCAGATGCCCATCACCTCCCAGCCGACCAGCAGCATGACCAGGTCCCCGGCGACCACCACGGTCAGCATGGCGGCGGTGAAGAGGCTGATCTGCGCGGCGTACGGCGGGTACCGGTGGTCGACCTCGCCGTCGTCGGCGGGCCCCGACCGCAGGTAGCCGACCGAGTAGACCTGCACGGCCAGGGCGACGGCGGCCACCGCCACCGCGACCAGCGCGGCGGCACCGTCCAGGCGTACCCCGAGGGTGATCGTCAGGCCGCCCAGCTCCAGCCAGGTGGTGCTGGTCTCGGTCGGGCCGTCCAGGCCGACCAGCAGGGCGAGAGCGACGGCGAGGGCACCGGCCGCGCCGGCCACCCCCAGCCCGATCGCCACCGGCCGCGCCGGCCCCTCGCCGCGCGCCGCCGCGCCGCCGGCCGGACCCGGCGACGAGCCAGCCGCGCCGCGTGCAGACCCCGCCGCGCCGGTCGCGACGCGCGACGCGGGCGGCAGGAGCAACCCCGCCAACCCGGCGACCAGGGGTACGGCCGGCAGCAGCGCCCCGAGCAGTCCGTTCACCGGTCAGCCTCCCCGTGCGTGCCGGTGCCGCTCGTGGCCGCCTCGGTCGAGTGTGCGGTGGCCTCCAGCTCAGGGCCCTCGGTCAGCGGCACCTCGTCCACCGCGACGCTGGCCCGCAGCCGGTAGAACTGGAGCACGATGGCCAGCCCCACCCCGATCTCGGCGGCGGCGAGCACGATCACGAAGAGCGCGAAGACCTGACCGCTCTGCGGCAGCGTGGCCCGGACGGTGGTGTCCGCGGTGATCAGGACCAGGTTGACCGCGTTCAGCATCAGCTCGACGGCCATCAGCACCAGCACGGCGTTGCGGCGGCGCAGTACGCCGTAGACGCCCAGACCGAACAGGAGCGCCGCGGTGACGTACGGGATGACCGGCCTCACCGTCGCCGCCCCCGACCGATGTCCGGGCGGGACAGCACGATCGCCCCGATCAGGGCGGACAGCAACAGCACCGAGAGCACCTCGAAGGGGAGCACCCAGCTGCGGAAGATCTGGTCGCCGAGCCGTTCGGCGGTACCCGCCTCGGGCAGGTCCACGGTCGACCACCGGTACGCGTCGACCATCAGCACGGTGAGCCCGAGTCCACTGCCGCCGCCGATCAGCGCGGCCGGCCAGCCCGGCCGGTCCAGGTCGTCGGAGGCGCCGATCGGGGCCCGGGTGAGCATCACCGCGAAGAGCAGCAGCACCACCACCGCGCCGACGTAGATCAGCACCTGCACCCAGGCGACCAGCTCCGCGCCGAGGACCAGGAAGATCCCGGCCACCGCGCCGAGGCAGACCACCAGGTACAGGCCGGCCCGGACCAGGTGGCTGGTCCCCACCACCAGCGCGCCGGCACCGACGGCCACCGCGCCGAGGGCCAGCAGCAGCACGTCCACCCCGGTCACGGGGCGGTGCCCTCGTCCGGACCCGGACCCTCCTGACCGGACGTCGCCGGGCGGGCTGGGGGCGCACCCCGTTCGGATTGCGGGGCCGCGGCGGGCGGCGGGGCGGCCTCGGCTTGCGGAGCGGCGGCCCCGGGCGACGGGGCGGCGGCGGCCGGGCGGGCTGCGGGCGTACCTCGGGGGGCGGTGGGGCGGGCGGGGGGCGCGGTGGGGGCGGCGGCCTTGCGCGCGGCGGCGGTCTCCTCCTTGGCCGGCTCGCCGTTGCGGTCGTGCGCGGGCGGCGGTGGCACGGTGGCCATCCACTCGCCCAGGTGGTCCTTGTCGTGCAGCAGGTCCTTGATGTCGTACTCGGCGTACTCGAACTCGGGTGACCAGTAGAGCGCGTCGAAGGGGCAGACCTCGATGCAGATGCCGCAGTACATGCAGAGCGAGAAGTCGATGTCGAAGCGGTCGAGCACGTTGCGCTGCCGGGGGCGGGCGGCGCCGGGCACCGCCACCTCCTCCTTGTGCGAGTCGATGTAGATGCACCAGTCCGGACACTCCCGGGCGCAGAGCATGCAGACCGTGCAGTTCTCCTCGGACAACGCGATCACCCCCCGGGAGCGGGGTGGCAGCTCGGGGGCCACGTCCGGGTACTGCTGGGTGGTCGAGCGGCGGGTCATCGTCTTGAGGGTGACCGCCAGTCCCTTCGCCAGGCCGGCGCCGGGCAGGCTGCGCTCGCTACGTTCGCCGGGCAGGCTGCGCTCACTGCGGTCACCGTGCTCGCTCATGTCGACCATCCTGCCCTGTGTGCCCGGCGCGCGCGACCACCACCCGACTCTTCGCGGCGGTACCGTACCGGTGGGGAGAACGACGCACCGGACGTGACCGCTGTGAGGAGTGACCGTCGATGACCGCCGCGCTGTCCAGCGAGCCGCCCGAGGGCGGGTGGACGACGGACGACCTCGACGCCCTGCCCGACGACGGGCGTCGCCGTGAACTGCTCGATGGAGTGCTGCTCGTGTCCCCCTCCCCCACCGCCGCCCACCAGACCATCGCCATGCGACTCGGCGTCGCGCTGGAGTCGGAGAGCCCCGACGACTACCAGGTGACCCAGGGGGTCGAGGTACGGATCAACCGTTCCCGCTGCTTCATCCCGGACGTCCTGGTCACCACGGCGACGGCGGCCCAGCGTCGCCCGGCCCGGTACGAGCCGCACGAGGTGGTGCTCGCCGTGGAGATCGTGTCACCGAGCACCCGCTCGATCGACCGGGTGCTGAAGCCCACCCTCTACGCCCAGGCCGGCATCCCGTTCTACTGGCGGATCGAGACCGAGAGCGGCGAGCTGGTGGTGCACACGCACCGGCTCGACCCGGTGGCCGAGGTCTACGCCGAAACCGGCCGGTGGACGAAGTTCGTCGACACCGGGGAGCCGTTCCCGGTGAACCTGTCCATCGCCCGGCTCACCCCCCGGTACCTCTGAGCCCACTGCCGGCGCCCCGGCGGTGGGCGGCCAAGGTCTCAGCGGCGGGCGGCCAAGGTCTCAGGGGCGGGCGGCCAGCCGGGTGAGGTGGGTGTCGATCTCGGCGCGGGCCTCGGCCGGGCTGAGCGCGGCGTAGAGCAGCCGTAGCGTCACCCCGTCCAGCACGGTGGCCAGCTCCCCGGCGGCCTGCGGCACGTCGACGTCGGCGGCGATGCTGCCGTCGGCGCGGGCCAGGTCGATCAGGCGGGCGAGGTTGGCGCGTAGCTCGACGGCGTTCTCCCGCATGATGGCCGCGATCTGCTCGTCGATCAGCGCCTCGGCGGTCAGCATCAGCCAGACCCGCGACTCGAAGATCCGCTCCTCGTCCAGCGGGACGAGCTGGACCACGGCCAGCCGCAGGGTCTCCAGCGCGCTCGGCCCGGTGGGCAGCGCCCGGGCCCGCCGGACCACCCGGTCGACCAGGTACGCCATGGCGGCCCGGACCATCAGCTCCCGGGTCGGCAGGTAGTGCTGGGCCGTCGCCAGCGGCATCCCCGCCTCGCCCGCGACGGCCCGGACGGTGGTGCCGGCCACGCCGGTACGGCTCAGCACGGCGCAGGCGGCCGCCCCGAGTCGGCTCCGACGCTCCTCGTGGTCCACGACCTTCGGCATGTCATGATCGTACGTGATCGGTCGCTTGACCGATATAGGTCAAGCGACTAATCTCCTCGCCATGACCGCCGACCTTGCCCCGAAAAGCCCCGCTACGACCCCCGGCTTCGCCCGGTTCACCTGGCCCGATCTGGCGATCGTGCTCGCGGTCGGCTTCGGTCTGGCCAACGCCCCGGTGGCGAACTTCCTCGCCCGGGGCCCGGCCGCCCTGGGCGCCTCCGAACTGCTCGCCAGCATCCTCGCCTGGCTGCTGATCAACGGGGTCCAACTGCTGGTCGGCCTCGCCGTGACGTACCACCGCTTCGGCGAGATCCGCCGGCCGCTGCTGCTGACCCGGCCCACCGCCGGCAACCTGCGCGCCGCGACCTGGTGGGGGCTGGCCAAGGCCGGGCTCACCCTCGGCCTGCTCCTGGCACTGCCGGCGGCGCTCACCGCGGACGGCGGCGGCGAGGGCGGCTACCCGCCCGGCAGCCTGCTCGCCCAGTTCACCTTCGCCTTCTTCTTCGGCGCCATCGCCTCCCCGATCTACGAGGAGGTGCTCTACCGGGGCGTCTTCTTCCAGGGCCTGGCCGCCCGGCTCCCGGCGCTGGCCGCGATCGGGATCTCCGCCGGCTTCTTCGCGGTGATGCACCTGCCCCGGGTCTTCAACACCATCAGCGCGCTCTTCGCCGGCCTGCTCTTCGCCTGGCTGCTGCACCGCTACCGCAACCTCTGGGTGCCGATCCTCGCCCACACGGTGAGCAACGGGACCCTCATCGTGCTCGCCTTCGCCGCCCAGGTCGCCTGAGCCCCGGCCTTCCCGCCGTCCGCTGCCCGTACCGCGCGGTGAACCCTGGCCTGAGCGGCCCGAGCCTGCAGCACCGCGCGGCCTGAGCCCGTACCGCGCGGCCTGAGCCCGCGCCGCGGCCTGAGCGGGCCGGCCGGTGCCGGGTCGGCGGGGGCGTGGCCGAGGTCGCGGTGGGCGTTGCCGGGTCGCTGGGTAAGGGATCGGACATGATGGGACCGACTGGACCTGCAACGGTGGAGGACGACGCAATGGCGGAGAGCAACGGCGCGGCGACGCAGACCGGCGGCAAGTACGTCGAGCCGGGCGGCGAGTTCACCCGAGACCAGCGGTACATCGCCACCCGGATCACCGCCGACGGGCGGGACGGGTACCCGGTGGAGCCCGACCGGTACCGGCTGGTGGTCAGCCGGGCCTGCCCCTGGGCCAACCGCATGATCATCGTACGGCGGTTGCTCGGCCTGGAGGAGGCGCTGCCGATGGCGGTGGCCGGGCCGACCCACGACGCCCGGAGCTGGACCTTCGACCTGGACCCGGACGGGCGGGACCCGGTGCTCGGCATCGAGCGGCTGGGCGAGGCGTTCTACGCCCGGTTCCCCGACTACGACCGGGGGATCACCGTGCCGGCCATCGTCGACGTGCCGACCGGGCAGGTGGTCACCAACGACTACGCGCAGATGACCCTGGACCTCTCCACCGAGTGGACCGCGTACCACCGCCAGGGCGCGCCGCAGCTCTACCCGGAGCACCTGCGGGCCGAGATCGACGAGGTAAACAAGGTGGTCTTCGCCGACGTCAACAACGGCGTGTACCGGTGCGGGTTCGCCGGCAGCCAGGAGGCGTACGAGAAGGCGTACCGGCGGCTCTTCGAGCGGCTGGACTGGCTCAGCGACCGACTCACCGAGCAGCGGTACCTGGTCGGCGACACCATCACCGAGGCCGACGTCCGGCTCTTCACCACGCTGGTCCGCTTCGATCCGGTCTACCACGGCCACTTCAAGTGCAACCGGCAGAAGCTGAGCGAGATGCCGGTGCTGTGGGCGTACGCGCGGGACCTCTTCGCCACCCCCGGCTTCGGCGACACCATCGACTTCGACCACATCAAGCGGCACTACTACGAGGTGCACCGGGACATCAACCCGACCGGGATCGTGCCGCTCGGCCCCGACCTGGTCAACTGGCTCAGCCCGCACGGGCGCGAGGCGCTCGGCGGCCGGCCCTTCGGCGACGGCACTCCCCCGCCGCCACCCGCCCCGGCCGAGCAGGTCCCCCCCGCACACACCCCACTCGCCTGACCCCCCACCCCGAATGCAAGGAAGGGCCCCTTCCTAACGCTTTTTGTATAGGAAGGGGCCCTTCCTATACACGCGGCACCGCCAGCCGGGGCGACCACTGAGAGCCATCACACATTCACCTTGCGTGTTCAATAGTTAACACGGCCGTCAATCGAACCTGGTCGACTTAGGGGGTCCGGCCCGGTGACCCACCGCCGGAGTCGGATCGGTCTGTCCATTGTGGACTCCCTGAGGAGGATCGAGCCTTGCGCAAGCTGGGTAGCAGAACCGCACGTCTGGGCGTACTCGCCGGGTTTCTCACCGGCGTACTCGTCGCCACCACCGCTCCCGCGAACGCGGTGCCGGGCACCGCGGAGCCGGGTCGGGCCACGCCCGCCCCGCTGCTGGCCGCCGGTGCGCCGGCCGCGCCGGACCGGTACGTCGTGGTGCTCTCCGAGAAGCCCGCCGACACCGCCCGATCCAGCCAGGCCGCCCGGTCGATCACGGTGGCCGAGGCCGCCGGCGGCACGGTACTCAACCGCTACACCCAGGTCCTCGACGGGTACGCCGCCCACCTGCCCCCGGCCGCTCTCGCAGCGGTCCGCAACGACCCGGCGGTGGCGTACGTCGAGCCGGACACGGTCGTCCGGGGTGGTCCGGTCAACCGGGTGTCGACCCCCCAGGCGGTGCAGCCGAACCCGCCGTCCTGGGGGCTGGACCGCATCGACCAGCACTACCTGCCGCTGAACAACAGCTTCGGGTACACCACCACCGGCAGCGGCGTCACCGCCTACGTCTTCGACTCCGGCATCCGCGCCACCCACGTCGACTTCGGCACCCGAGCCGCCGGGGCGTACGACGCGGTCGGTGACGGCAACGGCACCAACGACTGCCACGGGCACGGTACGCACGTCGCCGGCACCATCGGCGGCACCACGTACGGGGTGGCCAAGGCGGTGACGATCCGGGCGGTCCGGGTCCTGCAGTGCGACAACTCCGGCTGGACCACCGACCTCATCGAAGGCCTCGACTGGGTCGCCGCCAACCACGCCGCGGTCTCGGTGGCCAACTTCAGCCTCCAGGGCTACGGCACCGCCCCGAGCGTGGCCGTCGAGAACCTGATCGACTCGGGCGTCTACCCGGTCTTCATCGCCAACAACTTCAACACCGACGCCTGCACCAACGGCCCCCGGTCGACGCGCGGCATCACCGTGGCGGCGACCGACAGCACCGACAACCGGGCCTCGTTCTCCAGCTACGGCAGCTGCGTCGACGTCTTCGCCCCCGGGGTGGACATCACCTCCGCCGGCATCGCCTCGAACACCGCGGTCGCCGCCGGCTGGGGCGGCACCTCGATGGCCGCCCCGCATGTCACCGGCTGGCTGGCCCGCTACCGGCAGTCGAACCCGACGGCCACGCTGGCGACGGCCAAGTCCGCCCTGATCGCCGCCGCGACCACCGGCGTGGTGATCAACCCGGGCCCCGGCTCCCCCAACCGCCTCCTCTACGCCGCCCCTAGCTTGTAAGGAAGGGCCCCTGTTAACGCTTTCGGTATAGAAGGGGACCCTTCTAACGCCTAGGCCGTGTTTCGTAGGGCGGCGTTGTTGGGGCGTGGCGGTGGTCGCTAATGGGAGAGGTCTCCGGTAGTTGGTTCAGCGACCAAGCTGGAACTTCACACCGGAGACCTCGTGCCGAGCGTAGCGGCAGCGAGGCGACATGACCTGACCGACGTGCAGTGG
Above is a window of Micromonospora yangpuensis DNA encoding:
- a CDS encoding glutathione S-transferase family protein; this translates as MAESNGAATQTGGKYVEPGGEFTRDQRYIATRITADGRDGYPVEPDRYRLVVSRACPWANRMIIVRRLLGLEEALPMAVAGPTHDARSWTFDLDPDGRDPVLGIERLGEAFYARFPDYDRGITVPAIVDVPTGQVVTNDYAQMTLDLSTEWTAYHRQGAPQLYPEHLRAEIDEVNKVVFADVNNGVYRCGFAGSQEAYEKAYRRLFERLDWLSDRLTEQRYLVGDTITEADVRLFTTLVRFDPVYHGHFKCNRQKLSEMPVLWAYARDLFATPGFGDTIDFDHIKRHYYEVHRDINPTGIVPLGPDLVNWLSPHGREALGGRPFGDGTPPPPPAPAEQVPPAHTPLA
- a CDS encoding S8 family peptidase, producing the protein MRKLGSRTARLGVLAGFLTGVLVATTAPANAVPGTAEPGRATPAPLLAAGAPAAPDRYVVVLSEKPADTARSSQAARSITVAEAAGGTVLNRYTQVLDGYAAHLPPAALAAVRNDPAVAYVEPDTVVRGGPVNRVSTPQAVQPNPPSWGLDRIDQHYLPLNNSFGYTTTGSGVTAYVFDSGIRATHVDFGTRAAGAYDAVGDGNGTNDCHGHGTHVAGTIGGTTYGVAKAVTIRAVRVLQCDNSGWTTDLIEGLDWVAANHAAVSVANFSLQGYGTAPSVAVENLIDSGVYPVFIANNFNTDACTNGPRSTRGITVAATDSTDNRASFSSYGSCVDVFAPGVDITSAGIASNTAVAAGWGGTSMAAPHVTGWLARYRQSNPTATLATAKSALIAAATTGVVINPGPGSPNRLLYAAPSL